In the Carassius auratus strain Wakin chromosome 50, ASM336829v1, whole genome shotgun sequence genome, one interval contains:
- the LOC113066514 gene encoding PHD finger protein 21A-like isoform X5, producing MMELQTLQEALKVEIQVHQKLVAQMKQDPQNADLKKQLHELQAKITALSEKQKKVVEQLRKELLVKQEPDLKLQMLPATTDGKTVLLTPACPASQLTTGAPHNQGAPQKTLTVTPVITAKTLPLVLKAATSTMPASMATQRPTVAMVTAISNPPRPGANSDSQSTPINLQVASKLPNQDTDAGPRIVSKNVIVVQATTTSAQHIKVPQFVPPPRLTPRPTYQPQVRPKPPTPINVPIAPAPPPMVAAPLIQRPLMLTTKLTSSLPASAGPIHQVHIVNGQQCATIDKTTTAVTSGTTQVTGIVISPAQTLQISNLNSDLKTVKPLGGPVHVVSSTPPSSSPPPAKIKREESPQKLAFMVSLGLVTYDHLEEIQSRRQERKRRTTANPVYSGAVFEPERKKSAVTYLNTPLHQGTRKRGRPPKYSTTTTTTISTAVPELGCNPLLSPTSSLPASPAPGRPDMGGFPLSHHPHSVPQPSPSSGDILKKEEAIPWPGTLAIVHSYIAYKEAKEEEKQKLMKWSAELKVEREQLEQRVKQLSNSITKCMETKNSILARQKEMQVSLDKVKHLVHLIQSFNLTQPMETDILQDSKQDCTELGSIKDSKEATQVCVQESPTEPSVQAPVTVAVPEVKAEPEVGEMAEPAAAVTPEAASGESGVSLPEVPKTTVGEEMIDTAKMAEPVESPQARDVKTNGGTDCVCTILNQEEEKCAVDDADSENIPPNDSSCVEDAGKMEVELQEDGSHGVNTNNGKTSEPSQQALPAPLSSMDNPK from the exons ATGATGGAATTGCAAACATTACAGGAGGCCCTGAAAGTGGAAATACAAGTCCATCAG AAACTTGTTGCCCAAATGAAGCAGGATCCACAG AACGCCGATCTGAAGAAACAACTTCACGAGCTCCAGGCAAAAATCACAGCTCTGAGTGAGAAACAG AAAAAAGTGGTGGAGCAGTTGAGGAAGGAGTTGCTGGTGAAACAGGAGCCTGACTTGAAGCTGCAGATGCTCCCAGCGACTACAGATGGTAAAACGGTGCTTCTGACGCCCGCCTGTCCCGCTTCACAGCTAACCACAGGGGCTCCACACAACCAGGGGGCGCCACAG AAGACTCTCACCGTGACGCCGGTCATAACTGCAAAGACTCTACCTCTCGTGCTGAAAGCTGCCACCTCCACCATGCCTGCTTCCATGGCAACACAACGCCCTACAGTCGCCATGGTCACTGCCATCAGCAACCCCCCGAGACCCGGCGCCAATTCCGACTCCCAGAGCACACCAATCAACCTTCAGGTGGCCAGCAAGCTACCCAATCAGGATACAGATGCGGGCCCACGGATCGTGTCCAAGAATGTTATTGTC GTGCAGGCCACCACCACCTCTGCCCAGCATATCAAAGTTCCCCAGTTTGTCCCTCCTCCTAGATTGACGCCTCGACCCACCTATCAGCCACAG GTTCGACCAAAACCCCCCACACCCATCAATGTGCCCATCGCTCCGGCTCCTCCTCCCATGGTGGCAGCTCCTCTAATCCAGCGGCCCCTGATGCTCACCACCAAGCTGACGTCATCTCTTCCTGCCTCTGCCGGGCCCATTCATCAGGTGCACATCGTGAACGGACAACAGTGTGCCACCATTGACAAGACTACGACTGCAGTCACCAGTGGCACCACGCAAGTCACAGGCATTGTCATCAGTCCTGCTCAGACACTTCAGATCAGCAACCTTAACTCAGACTTGAAG ACTGTGAAACCACTGGGGGGACCAGTACATGTGGTCTCAAGTACACCACCATCATCCTCTCCTCCTCCAGCTAAAATCAAACGTGAGGAGAGCCCACAG AAGCTTGCCTTTATGGTGTCTCTTGGGTTGGTGACATATGACCATCTTGAAG AGATTCAGAGCAGAAGACAAGAACGTAAGAGGAGAACAACAGCCAACCCAGTGTACAGTGGAGCAGTGTTTGAACCTGAG AGGAAAAAGAGTGCTGTCACTTACTTGAACACTCCACTGCATCAAGGCACCCGGAAGAGAG GTCGCCCTCCCAAATACAGCACCACCACAACCACCACCATCAGCACAGCGGTGCCGGAGCTGGGCTGCAACCCCCTGCTCTCCCCCACCAGCAGCCTTCCCGCCTCCCCAGCCCCTGGGCGGCCTGACATGGGGGGCTTTCCCCTCTCTCACCACCCTCATTCTGTCCCCCAGCCCAGCCCCAGCTCCGGGGAT ATTCTGAAGAAGGAAGAGGCCATTCCATGGCCAGGAACTCTAGCAATCGTCCATTCCTACATTGCTTACAAAGAAG CAAAAGAAGAAGAGAAGCAGAAGTTAATGAAATGGAGTGCTGAACTAAAGGTGGAACGAGAGCAACTAGAACAGAGAGTGAAACAGCTCAGCAATTCTATAACa aaatgcaTGGAGACCAAGAACAGCATACTTGCCCGTCAGAAGGAGATGCAGGTCTCTCTGGACAAGGTAAAACACCTGGTCCACCTCATCCAGAGCTTTAACTTGACTCAGCCCATGGAGACAGACATCCTACAGGATTCTAAACAGGACTGCACAGAGTTAGGGAGCATCAAAGACTCAAAGGAGGCTACACAAGTGTGTGTGCAGGAGAGTCCCACCGAGCCTAGTGTGCAAGCACCAGTCACCGTAGCAGTTCCCGAAGTGAAGGCAGAGCCAGAGGTGGGCGAAATGGCAGAGCCAGCGGCCGCAGTCACACCTGAGGCTGCTTCAGGTGAATCAGGTGTAAGTCTCCCGGAAGTTCCCAAAACCACAGTTGGCGAGGAGATGATAGATACAGCAAAAATGGCGGAGCCTGTGGAATCACCTCAGGCCAGGGATGTAAAGACTAATGGAGGAACGGACTGTGTTTGTACCATCTTGAACCAAGAAGAAGAGAAGTGTGCTGTCGATGATGCAGACTCTGAGAACATCCCTCCCAATGACAGCAGTTGTGTAGAGGATGCTGGAAAGATGGAAGTAGAGCTACAGGAAGATGGAAGTCATGGCGTGAACACCAACAACGGCAAAACCTCAGAACCTTCTCAGCAGGCTTTGCCAGCTCCTCTAAGCAGCATGGATAACCCCAAATAG
- the LOC113066514 gene encoding PHD finger protein 21A-like isoform X4 — MMELQTLQEALKVEIQVHQKLVAQMKQDPQNADLKKQLHELQAKITALSEKQKKVVEQLRKELLVKQEPDLKLQMLPATTDGKTVLLTPACPASQLTTGAPHNQGAPQKTLTVTPVITAKTLPLVLKAATSTMPASMATQRPTVAMVTAISNPPRPGANSDSQSTPINLQVASKLPNQDTDAGPRIVSKNVIVVRPKPPTPINVPIAPAPPPMVAAPLIQRPLMLTTKLTSSLPASAGPIHQVHIVNGQQCATIDKTTTAVTSGTTQVTGIVISPAQTLQISNLNSDLKTVKPLGGPVHVVSSTPPSSSPPPAKIKREESPQKLAFMVSLGLVTYDHLEEIQSRRQERKRRTTANPVYSGAVFEPERKKSAVTYLNTPLHQGTRKRGRPPKYSTTTTTTISTAVPELGCNPLLSPTSSLPASPAPGRPDMGGFPLSHHPHSVPQPSPSSGDGDIHEDFCTVCRRSGQLLMCDTCSRVYHLDCLDPPLKNIPKGMWICPKCQDQILKKEEAIPWPGTLAIVHSYIAYKEAKEEEKQKLMKWSAELKVEREQLEQRVKQLSNSITKCMETKNSILARQKEMQVSLDKVKHLVHLIQSFNLTQPMETDILQDSKQDCTELGSIKDSKEATQVCVQESPTEPSVQAPVTVAVPEVKAEPEVGEMAEPAAAVTPEAASGESGVSLPEVPKTTVGEEMIDTAKMAEPVESPQARDVKTNGGTDCVCTILNQEEEKCAVDDADSENIPPNDSSCVEDAGKMEVELQEDGSHGVNTNNGKTSEPSQQALPAPLSSMDNPK; from the exons ATGATGGAATTGCAAACATTACAGGAGGCCCTGAAAGTGGAAATACAAGTCCATCAG AAACTTGTTGCCCAAATGAAGCAGGATCCACAG AACGCCGATCTGAAGAAACAACTTCACGAGCTCCAGGCAAAAATCACAGCTCTGAGTGAGAAACAG AAAAAAGTGGTGGAGCAGTTGAGGAAGGAGTTGCTGGTGAAACAGGAGCCTGACTTGAAGCTGCAGATGCTCCCAGCGACTACAGATGGTAAAACGGTGCTTCTGACGCCCGCCTGTCCCGCTTCACAGCTAACCACAGGGGCTCCACACAACCAGGGGGCGCCACAG AAGACTCTCACCGTGACGCCGGTCATAACTGCAAAGACTCTACCTCTCGTGCTGAAAGCTGCCACCTCCACCATGCCTGCTTCCATGGCAACACAACGCCCTACAGTCGCCATGGTCACTGCCATCAGCAACCCCCCGAGACCCGGCGCCAATTCCGACTCCCAGAGCACACCAATCAACCTTCAGGTGGCCAGCAAGCTACCCAATCAGGATACAGATGCGGGCCCACGGATCGTGTCCAAGAATGTTATTGTC GTTCGACCAAAACCCCCCACACCCATCAATGTGCCCATCGCTCCGGCTCCTCCTCCCATGGTGGCAGCTCCTCTAATCCAGCGGCCCCTGATGCTCACCACCAAGCTGACGTCATCTCTTCCTGCCTCTGCCGGGCCCATTCATCAGGTGCACATCGTGAACGGACAACAGTGTGCCACCATTGACAAGACTACGACTGCAGTCACCAGTGGCACCACGCAAGTCACAGGCATTGTCATCAGTCCTGCTCAGACACTTCAGATCAGCAACCTTAACTCAGACTTGAAG ACTGTGAAACCACTGGGGGGACCAGTACATGTGGTCTCAAGTACACCACCATCATCCTCTCCTCCTCCAGCTAAAATCAAACGTGAGGAGAGCCCACAG AAGCTTGCCTTTATGGTGTCTCTTGGGTTGGTGACATATGACCATCTTGAAG AGATTCAGAGCAGAAGACAAGAACGTAAGAGGAGAACAACAGCCAACCCAGTGTACAGTGGAGCAGTGTTTGAACCTGAG AGGAAAAAGAGTGCTGTCACTTACTTGAACACTCCACTGCATCAAGGCACCCGGAAGAGAG GTCGCCCTCCCAAATACAGCACCACCACAACCACCACCATCAGCACAGCGGTGCCGGAGCTGGGCTGCAACCCCCTGCTCTCCCCCACCAGCAGCCTTCCCGCCTCCCCAGCCCCTGGGCGGCCTGACATGGGGGGCTTTCCCCTCTCTCACCACCCTCATTCTGTCCCCCAGCCCAGCCCCAGCTCCGGGGAT GGAGACATCCATGAGGATTTCTGCACTGTGTGCAGACGCAGTGGACAGTTGCTCATGTGTGACACATGTTCGCGCGTCTACCATCTCGACTGCTTGGACCCACCCCTCAAAAACATTCCCAAAGGCATGTGGATCTGTCCTAAATGTCAAGACCAG ATTCTGAAGAAGGAAGAGGCCATTCCATGGCCAGGAACTCTAGCAATCGTCCATTCCTACATTGCTTACAAAGAAG CAAAAGAAGAAGAGAAGCAGAAGTTAATGAAATGGAGTGCTGAACTAAAGGTGGAACGAGAGCAACTAGAACAGAGAGTGAAACAGCTCAGCAATTCTATAACa aaatgcaTGGAGACCAAGAACAGCATACTTGCCCGTCAGAAGGAGATGCAGGTCTCTCTGGACAAGGTAAAACACCTGGTCCACCTCATCCAGAGCTTTAACTTGACTCAGCCCATGGAGACAGACATCCTACAGGATTCTAAACAGGACTGCACAGAGTTAGGGAGCATCAAAGACTCAAAGGAGGCTACACAAGTGTGTGTGCAGGAGAGTCCCACCGAGCCTAGTGTGCAAGCACCAGTCACCGTAGCAGTTCCCGAAGTGAAGGCAGAGCCAGAGGTGGGCGAAATGGCAGAGCCAGCGGCCGCAGTCACACCTGAGGCTGCTTCAGGTGAATCAGGTGTAAGTCTCCCGGAAGTTCCCAAAACCACAGTTGGCGAGGAGATGATAGATACAGCAAAAATGGCGGAGCCTGTGGAATCACCTCAGGCCAGGGATGTAAAGACTAATGGAGGAACGGACTGTGTTTGTACCATCTTGAACCAAGAAGAAGAGAAGTGTGCTGTCGATGATGCAGACTCTGAGAACATCCCTCCCAATGACAGCAGTTGTGTAGAGGATGCTGGAAAGATGGAAGTAGAGCTACAGGAAGATGGAAGTCATGGCGTGAACACCAACAACGGCAAAACCTCAGAACCTTCTCAGCAGGCTTTGCCAGCTCCTCTAAGCAGCATGGATAACCCCAAATAG